A region of the Aggregicoccus sp. 17bor-14 genome:
GGTGCTGGGGCAGAAGCCCGCGGACGCCGCCTACCTGGTGCGCGTGGAGCGCCCCACGGATGCCCAGCGCGCCGCCTTCCAGGCCTGGCTGGGCTCGCCACTGGACGATCTCCCCGGCTAGGCGTGCCGCCCACCGGGGTGCGGGCACTTGCAACGCCGTCCGCTCGACACCTCCCCTTGCTGGGGGGCAGGCCCGTCACTACCTCCTCCCGCATGACGTGGCCTGCCCTGCACCTGCTCGTGCTCTCCTCCGTGCTCGTCCCTCTCGTCGCGTGCGTGGAGCCGCCTCCGCCACCTCCGGACCGCCCCGATGCGTGCTCCGTGGAGCTGGTGCTGCTGCGGGTGAAGGTGGTGGACGCGGAGGGGGCGCCCGTGGAGGGCGCCGTGGTCACCGCGCGCAACGAGGGCAGCGGCAAGACGCTGATCGGCACCACGGATGCGCGCGGCGCCACGCTCGCGGTGAACGAGGAGATCGGCGACGGGGCGGTGGAGGTGCAGGCCGAGCGCGCGCCCAAGACGAGCCCGGCCGTGGCGGTGGGCTGGACCTGCGACGCCTGCCACTGCTACCCGAGCACCGCCGAGCTCACGCTCGCGCTGGATCGCTAGGCGCCCGCCGGGCAGACGG
Encoded here:
- a CDS encoding carboxypeptidase regulatory-like domain-containing protein; its protein translation is MTWPALHLLVLSSVLVPLVACVEPPPPPPDRPDACSVELVLLRVKVVDAEGAPVEGAVVTARNEGSGKTLIGTTDARGATLAVNEEIGDGAVEVQAERAPKTSPAVAVGWTCDACHCYPSTAELTLALDR